In Bacillus sp. Cs-700, one genomic interval encodes:
- a CDS encoding efflux RND transporter periplasmic adaptor subunit, with amino-acid sequence MKKAVFLASMLVFASACTTEEITNQETANEPIPVEVASVDQKDISNDLELSGQATPGVTIPLAAPSPLKVTEINVTVGSTVEKGDLIAALDDSTARENVTQLTNAVNELEKAVNQAKELSGQAEKSAQELKDLQSELNHSLERSKELLSELDSEEVTAADVLKESLEVTIKQAQLSQAAAQVPSMSAGNVTQLETQLSETKASLNQAQDVLNATTIESPINGIVSQINAEENAAAVPSTPLAVVVNLNPIKATFQVNSFQISQLKKDQDVAITFDGVDGTFDGKLKAIPPTANEQTGSFLIEIPLENKDLKIKGGMKATATIQTDLIENAIVVPKESIIYGEEETFVYVPQGKKVKQVNVELGAETDKTIQITSGLSKGDQVITEGKDRLNEASEIQVQK; translated from the coding sequence AATCAAGAAACTGCAAATGAACCAATACCGGTAGAAGTAGCATCGGTTGATCAAAAAGATATTTCAAATGATCTTGAATTATCCGGTCAAGCTACCCCCGGAGTAACCATCCCTCTTGCTGCACCTTCTCCGCTTAAAGTGACGGAGATAAACGTGACGGTTGGAAGCACAGTTGAAAAGGGAGATTTAATTGCTGCTCTAGATGATTCAACTGCACGAGAAAATGTCACTCAACTTACTAATGCAGTGAACGAACTCGAGAAGGCTGTTAATCAAGCCAAAGAGCTTTCTGGACAAGCTGAGAAAAGTGCTCAGGAACTGAAAGATCTTCAATCAGAATTAAATCATTCTCTCGAGCGCTCTAAAGAGCTTCTAAGTGAGTTGGATTCTGAAGAAGTAACTGCAGCAGATGTTTTAAAAGAAAGTCTTGAAGTGACAATCAAGCAAGCACAGCTATCACAAGCAGCTGCACAGGTACCTTCAATGTCTGCTGGTAATGTCACACAATTAGAAACACAGCTATCCGAAACAAAAGCAAGTTTGAATCAAGCACAGGATGTCTTAAATGCGACAACAATTGAATCACCTATTAATGGCATTGTTTCTCAGATTAATGCCGAAGAAAATGCAGCGGCAGTACCAAGTACGCCTCTTGCAGTCGTCGTTAATTTAAATCCAATCAAAGCAACATTTCAGGTGAATAGCTTTCAAATATCGCAATTAAAAAAGGATCAAGATGTAGCGATTACATTCGACGGAGTTGATGGTACATTTGATGGAAAATTAAAAGCCATCCCTCCAACCGCTAATGAACAAACGGGCTCGTTTCTAATCGAAATTCCTCTTGAGAATAAAGATTTAAAAATCAAAGGCGGCATGAAAGCTACCGCTACCATTCAGACTGACCTAATTGAGAATGCCATCGTTGTGCCAAAAGAATCAATTATCTATGGTGAAGAAGAAACATTTGTGTACGTTCCTCAAGGGAAGAAAGTAAAACAAGTCAATGTTGAGCTTGGGGCAGAAACTGATAAAACCATTCAGATTACAAGCGGCCTTTCAAAAGGTGACCAAGTGATTACAGAAGGAAAAGACCGCTTAAATGAGGCATCCGAAATCCAGGTACAGAAGTGA